ATGCCGTGTCTATCGAAGAGTCGTGGGTGCCCGCGCATCTCATTCATGATGCCGATGAGATAGGCATATCGCTGTATGACTATTTCCGTAGCCAACACATCCACCCACAGCGTACCCGCTCGCGGGTTAGCGCAAAAATGCCGGATGCCGAGTTCCAGTCACATATCCAGATGGACAGTAAAGTGCCGGTGCTGGTGATCAAACAAGTGGCGCTTGATCAGCAGCAGCGTCCCATTGAGTACAGCATCAGCTACTGCCGAAGCGATTTATACGTTTTTGTGTGCGAGGAGTAACGCCTCGCGAAACGGCGCACAGTCACCGCCGCGATGTCCGACGACCCAGGAGGCCACGGCGTTGCCGAGCAGCACCGCGTCCGCCAGCGACCAGCCCGATGCCAGTCCGGCTAACATCCCGCCCGCGTGACTGTCACCCGCACCAATCGTATCAACGACCTGTGTCGGAAACGCGGGAACATGACCAGAGGATGGCTTACTGAAAAACCAGGCGCCCTCTTTGTCATGGCGAACGATTAATGGTGCCGCAAATCGCTCCACCCATTCTGCGCCTAAATCTTCCACATCCTGGCTCAGATCGAACCGCTGGGCCGCAATTTCAGCTTCCTGACGATTGAGCGACACCAGCGGACGACAGGAGAGAATGCGTGCCATGAGCGCATCAGGAATATCGCCAATGCGCGGACCGAAATCGATAAACGGCATCACCTGCTCCTGACCTTCCAGCCACTGTACCAGCAGTTCGCCGCAGGGCGAGGCCAACTGATAGCCCGAGAGATAAATCAGGCTATTACGCGGGATGGTTAGCTGAGCCAGCCAGTCGGCGTTCCACTGATTCTCAACGCCGCTGAATGACATGAAGGTGCGCTCGCCATCCGGCTCGACCAGTGCCAGGCACCAGCCGTTGTCGCCTTCTGCGGTCTCAATGAGGCTGTGTAATCCTTCTTTCGCCATCCGGTTACGAATAATATCAGCCCACACGCCCTGGCCCAGCGGCAGGGCGTTACCGGCATCAATGCCCAGCCGTTTCAACGCGACGGCGATGTTCAGCGCGCAGCCGCCAACGTTAACACCTTGCTGCTTCAGCTCAATGTCACAGCCGCGCCAGGGCAGAGCATAGGCATCGGCAATGACATCAATGACCGCCGCGCCGATGACCGTGACCGGCTGGCGAGTCGTTAAACCTGGCAGCAGTTCAGCTAAACGTGAAGCGTTCATGACTCCTCCCGACGTTGGCGCAGACGTGCAAGCGCCGTTGCATAACGGTTGAAATCGAGCTGATTGACCGTATCCAGCTCCTGTTTCCATGCCGGATTGATGGCGCTGATGCCCTGCAACGCACCGCAAATGGCCGTTGCCATCGCCCCAATAGTATCGGTGTCGCCACCGAGATTCGCGCACAGAATAGCGCAACGATTGGGATCCGTTTGCGCCAGTTCAACCATCGCAATGGCGCACGCGACCGATTCGATGGTGCTGGTTCCGGCGCCGATCACCTGATACAGCTGTTCGCTGGCCGCTTCGGCACCGTCCGCATTACGCACAATTTTTAGCGCCATCTCCAGCCGCGCAGAGAGCGACGCGCTAAAGGTGGTGATCCGCTTCTGCTGGGCGTGTAACGCGATGGCGGGAAGCGACTCAACGATGTCAGCCCATGCTTCACCTTCAATCGCCCGCGAAATCGCCCATGCCACCACTACCGCGCCGGCGATAGCCAGATCCGATTTGTGCGTCGGACTGGAGGCCAGGGCGACGTCGTCGATAAACGCATCCAGATCGCGCGCTGGCAGCAGGCATCCTAACGGCGACACGCGCATAGCTGCGCCATTGGTAACGCCGTTGTTCTCCAGTTCTGCCACCGGTTTCCCGTCACGAATGGCGTTCAGGGCGATTTTTGATGTCGGCCCGAGGACGTTTTTGTTGAAGGCGTCAAAGCGCAGCGCCCAGTCGAGAATGTTACGACCAATCAGATCCGGATCGATCTCGCCGTCGCTCGCCAGCAGGGCATCTGCCAGACAGAGCGCCATTGAGGTATCGTCGGTAAATTCTGCGCGGCCAAAATAGCAGGCCGCATTATTCTCTTGTGGGCCCGGCAGAAAGCGGTCAATCCAGCCAAAGTGCGCTTTAACGCGGGCTCTGGGCCACAGTTCTGACGGCATACCCATCGCATCCCCTAACGCCTGCCCGTAAAGAGCACCGAGAATACGTTCTGCTTTCATTTTACTTCCCCTTGTGTCAATGCAGTCTCGCGAACCTCAATAGCGGTAATTTCTTTGTCCGATTCGCGAAAGAAAATCATAAACAGCACGGCAATCACGGCGATCATCACCGCGCCGAATGTCCACATGCCAGCCCAGTTGAAAGTGAGACCGTTGACAGGTTCCTGATAGGCAAACATTTTTTCCATCATCACGCCGCCGAGACGGTAACCCAGCAGGCTGCCGAATCCCTGACAGCAGAGCGTAATCAACCCTTGCGCGGCGGTACGCATATGCACCGGCGCTTTTTTATCGACGTAGATATACGCCGTTACGTAGTAGAAGTCATAGCTCACACCGTGCAGCAAAATACCGAGGAACAGCAGAGCATAGGTGAAGTATTCGTCCGCGCTACCGTAAATAAAGAAGCCATAGCGGATCGCGGCGGTGATAAGACCAAGAAGCAATACCTTCTTAATACCAAAGCGCTTGGTAAAGAAGGGCAGCGCCAGCATAAAGAAGATTTCGGAGAACTGACCGAGGGTCATCCAGCCGGTGGCGTTTTTCATCCCGACTTCCGTCAGATATCCATTGGCGAAGATGTAATAGAACGCCAGCGGCATTGCGAACAGGAACGAACAGAAGAAAAAGACAAGGAAGTTTTTATCGCGCAGCAGGGTAATCGCATCCAGGCCAAGCATGACTTTGAAGTCCATCTTGCCAGTGCTTTTCGGCGGCGTATCTGGCAGGAAGAAGGCAAACACGCCCAGCAGCGCAGAGCTGGCAGCCGTCACCAGCAGCGGGATGTTGGTTGGTGAGATATCGTTATAGCCTAACATCTGTGGCAGGAATCCACAGGCAAGACCGGAGGCGATCCAGCCGATGGTGCCCATCACACGGATGCGCGGGAAGTCGCGCTCCACGTCCGGTACGTTGGCAAACGCGATACTGTTGGTCAGCGCGATAGTCGGCATATAGGTCAGCGAGTAGGCCAGCAGCAGCGGGAAGAATCCACCGAACGTCGTCTGCTGAGCGGCAAAATACATCAGCACCGCACCGGCGAACATCAACACTGCCAGCACCTTTTGCGCCGAGAAAAATCTGTCGGTCAAAGAGCCCACGAGGATCGGCGACAGAATTGCGGCGATTGCGGTACAGGCATAAGACCAGCCAATCTCACCGGCGGTAAAACCACTTTTACTTAACCAGAGCCAGAGCGGAACAAACCAGGCTCCCCAGATAAACCATTCAACAAACATCATGAACGACAGCTTCACTGTAGTTTTCATCTTTAAATCCTTCATGACAGGTAAGGTACGTCATGACAGTACCATTTAATAATACCTTTTAAATACCTTTGAGGCGAAAGCTTGACCGTCTTAACACTTTTTCGTCAGTGAATCGTGCCAGCGGATAACGCTGAAAAATGCCCGAAAGATGGAAAAAATGGCCGGTCAGTACCAGACTTATGGCTGCCCGCAAAACGCGGGTCAGGACAATTCACATTCCGACACCTTCGGAACTTACGGGAGCATAGCTATGACTGATATTGCGCAGTTGCTTGGCAAAGACGCCGACAGCCTCTTACAGCATCGTTGCATGACCATACCCTCTGACCAACTCTATCTGCCCGGACATGACTACGTCGACCGCGTGATGGTGGATAACAACCGACCGCCCGCGGTACTGCGTAATATGCAGACGTTGTATAACACCGGACGTCTGGGCAAAACGGGTTATCTGTCGATTTTACCGGTTGATCAGGGTGTGGAACACTCGGCCGGTGCCTCGTTTGCCGCTAACCCGCTCTATTTCGACCCGAAAAACATTGTCGAACTGGCGATCGAAGCCGGATGTAACTGTGTGGCCTCGACCTATGGTGTACTGGCTTCCGTATCGCGTCGTTACGCGCATCGCATTCCGTTTCTGGTGAAACTCAACCATAACGAAACCCTTAGTTATCCGAATACCTATGACCAGACGCTGTACGCCAGCGTGGAGCAGGCGTTCAATCTGGGGGCGGTGGCTGTAGGCGCAACCATCTACTTTGGTTCTGAAGAGTCACGTCGGCAGATTGAAGAGATTTCCGCCGCCTTTGAACGGGCGCATGAGCTCGGTATGGTCACCGTACTGTGGGCCTATCTGCGAAATTCTGCGTTTAAAAAAGATGGCGTCGATTACCACGTCTCCGCCGACTTAACCGGGCAGGCGAACCATCTGGCGGCAACCATTGGCGCGGATATCGTCAAACAAAAAATGGCGGAAAATAACGGCGGATACAAAGCCGTGAACTATGGCTATACCGACGATCGTGTCTACAGCAAGCTGACCACGGAGAACCCGATCGATCTGGTGCGCTATCAACTGGCAAATTGCTACATGGGGCGCGCCGGGTTAATCAACTCCGGTGGCGCAGCGGGCGGCGAGACCGACCTGAGCGATGCGGTGCGTACTGCGGTGATCAACAAACGTGCAGGGGGGATGGGACTGATCCTCGGTCGCAAAGCCTTCAAGAAATCGATGGCTGACGGCGTGAAACTGATCAACGCCGTGCAGGATGTTTATCTCGACAACAAAGTGACGATTGCTTAACGCAGTAGCGGGCAATCCGGCGGCAACCGGCACCGCAATGCGGCGGGCAGGATTTCGATATGAAATTCCTGTCCGCTCAACGGTTCGCCGTCCAGATTAAAGGTAATGTCATGCGGCGCCTGGATAGTAAACCAGGCGGAGGCGCCGTCAATAATATTGGGATTCTCTTCCTGCGGTTTCAGGGTCGAAAACAGCGCGGGCAGGATCTCTTCCCCGGTGAATATCCGCAGTTGCAGCAGACCGTCGTTGATCAACGCATTCGGGCACAATTGCTGTCCGCCGCCAGCCTGACGTCCATTACCAATTCCAATTACCAGCGCGTCACCCTGCCAGTGGAAGTTTTCGCCACGGATTTCGCAGCGGTCCGGCTTAAGCGTATCCATGCGCATCAGGCCGTGAATGATATATGACACGCCGCCCAGCGCGGCTTTCAGCTTTTCCGGCGTCTCGGTGGTGATACGTGTGCCAAAACCGCCGGTCGCCATATTGATAAAACAGGTCTTATCGTTGACCTGCGCCATATCAATCTCAATGGCGTTGCCGACAATCGCCAGCTTCAGCGCCTTATCCAGCTCAACAGGGATCCCGACGCTGGTGGCAAAATCATTGGCAGTGCCCAGCGGCAGGATGCCGAGCGCTGGAATATCGGAGCCTTCACAGTGAATCAGGGCTGTCGACACCTCATTAATCGTGCCATCACCGCCGCCGGCGATCACCGTTTCAACGCCCAGACGGCGGGCCTCTTCGACATAGCGTCCGGCATCGCCTTTTTCCCATGTGACGCGAACGTGAATCTCGACCCCTTCGTCGCGGAGCAGCCCAATGGCTTCCCGTAGTACGGGGTTATCTGCACTTTTACCATTCAGAATCAATACGCTGGAGGGAAAATGATCCATTCCTTTTTTGCCTGTTTGTTTTTGAAAGCCCTGAAGAAAGTGTATAGCAGAAACGAAAAGAGGAGGTCAGAACAGGCTTAAAATACGCACACAATATACTATTTTTGCAAACTAAATCGCGGTACAGAAAGGCGGCAAATGAACGAATCCCTGGGAGCATAGAATTACTATGTGACCAGGGTGAGTGAGTGCAGCCAACGCATCAGTACCGCGATTTAGGCAGCAAAAAAAAATAAGCCTGCGTAAGGGAGATTACGCAGGCTAAGGAGGTGGTTCCTGGTACAGCTAGCATTTATGGGTTATGTTTTTCAGCGAAATGGATAATACCCTTAAAGAACGAAGCGGTATGTGATCGGTTTCTAAGATTCCTCCTGGCGTGAAAAAATAACCCTGATTAACTATTTAGCGTGCGGATTACGCGTCGATTCGCCGGAAAAATTACGCATTAGCAGCGCATAATCCAGCGTCAGATCCTGCGGAACAGGGATCCATACGGTATAACCATCTCCCGGGGCCACCGGCATCGGTTCGCCTTTGGCGTTTTCCATCTGCGCTAACGTAAAGTTAACGTTGCCCTGTGGGGTCATCAGTTCCAGGCTGTCACCAACGGAGAATTTGTTTTTCACCGCCACGGCAGCGAGGTCGCCTTTGCGTTCACCGGTAAACTCGCCCACGAACTGCTGACGTTCGGAAACCGAATAACCGTATTCGTAGTTCTGATAATCGTCATGGGTGTGGCGACGCAGGAAACCTTCGGTGTAGCCACGGTGCGCCAGGCCTTCCAGCGTTTCCAGCAGCTGTGGGTCAAACGGCTTGCCAGCCGCAGCGTCGTCAATCGCTTTACGATAAACCTGCGCGGTACGCGCGCAGTAGTAGAAGGATTTGGTTCGGCCTTCGATTTTCAGCGAGTGCACGCCCATCTGCGTCAGGCGCTCAACGTGCGCGATGGCGCGCAGATCTTTCGAGTTCATGATGTAAGTGCCGTGCTCGTCTTCAAACGCGGTCATGTATTCACCCGGACGCTGGGCCTCTTCAATCATAAACACTTTATCGGTTGGCGCGCCGATACCCAGCGTCGGCTCCACATTTTGTACCGGGATCGGCTCGTATTTGTGAACGATATTGCCGACGACATCTTCTTTGCCTTCCTGCACGTTGTATTCCCAACGGCAGGCATTGGTGCAGGTGCCCTGGTTCGGGTCGCGTTTATTGATGTAGCCAGAGAGCAGGCAGCGGCCAGAGTAGGCCATGCACAGCGCGCCGTGAACGAAGATCTCAATCTCCATCTCCGGCACCTGATTGCGGATCTCTTCAATCTCTTCCAGCGACAGCTCGCGAGACAGAATCACGCGGGTCAGTCCCATCGAGTGCCAGAATTTTACCGTGGCCCAGTTAACGGCGTTGGCCTGGACGGAGAGATGAATCGGCATCTCCGGGAAGTTTTCACGCACCAGCATGATGAGCCCCGGGTCAGACATGATCAGAGCATCCGGACCCATTTCCACCACCGGCTTCAAATCGCGAATAAAGGTTTTCAGCTTCGCGTTATGCGGCGCGATATTCACTACCACGTAGAATTTTTTCCCCAGCTCATGGGCTTCATTAATGCCGAGCTGCAGATTCTCGTGATTAAATTCGTTATTGCGCACGCGCAGAGAGTAACGCGGCTGGCCCGCATAGACGGCATCTGCGCCATAGGCGAAAGCGTAACGCATATTTTTCAGCGTTCCCGCCGGGGAAAGGAGTTCCGGTTTAAACATAATGTTCTCGTTCTGATGACAGGTCAGATCCGCTTCACCTGATGAAGCGGCTAGAGGAGAGTCCTCACTTTAAGGGCGGGCATTGTAGCGCTGCGGGGCAGGGAGGTAAAGGAAAACGCCTGGCCCGATAAAGGCTTCATTATCGGGCCACCGGTTGCGCTACAGCGTCAGGCAGTCCGGTAGGCATCCGCTTCCCAGCGATACCCGACGCCATACACCGCGCGGATAAAAGACTGCTCTTCGTCGAGCGCTTCCAGTTTGCGACGCAGGTTTTTGATGTGACTGTCGATGGTGCGATCGGTCACCACACGGTAATCATCGTAGAGATGATTCAGCAACTGTTCGCGGGAAAACACTTTCCCTGGCTCGTGAGACAGGGTTTTGAGCAGGCGAAATTCAGCCGGCGTGAGGTCCAGAATTTTACCGCGCCAGGAGGCCTGAAAGCGGCTTTCATCAACGACTAGTGGGCTTTCGGCGTCCAGTTGCTGCAGTTCACGCTGCGGCCTGCAGCGGCGTAGAATGGTCTTCACGCGAGCGACCACTTCACGCGGGCTATAAGGCTTGCAGATGTAATCATCCGCACCAATTTCCAGCCCCAGCAGACGGTCGATCTCCTCAATTTTGGCGGTGACCATCACAATGGGCACCTCGGAGAAGCGACGGATTTCGCGGCACAGGGTCAGACCGTCGGTACCCGGCAGCATCAGATCCAACAGGATGAGATCCGGCGGCGTCTGACGCACATAGGGCAGCACCCGATCGCCATGGTTAATCAGCGTCGGGGCATAGCTCGCAGCGCGCAGATAGTCGATAAGTAACTGTCCCAGCTTGGGTTCATCTTCCACAATCAGGATGCGTGGTGTGTTTTCATCAATGGGTAACTCAGTCATACGTCTCTCTGTATATCGCGTTCCAGCGGTAACTCTACTGTAATGCTAACCCCGCCAAAAGGCGAATGAGCAGCGTGGATGTGACCATTATGTGCGTCGACGATGTTGACGCAAATCGCCAGTCCCAGCCCGGAACCACCGCTGGCGCGGTTGCGTGAACCTTCGGTGCGGTAAAACCGCTCGAACAGTTTTTGTAACTGGGCGTCACTGACTCCCGGCGCGGAGTCGGCAAAGGTGATCAGGACGCGTTTGTCGCGCTGCTCTGCGCTGATACGCAATCCACCGCCGCTGTCAGTGTAACGAAGGCTGTTTTTCAGCAGGTTGTTGAACAACTGCATCAGGCGATCGCGATCGCCGAACACGGTCACGCTATCGGGCAGGGAATACTGTAACGACAACCCGCGACTGGCGAAACGTTCGCGGAATGCGCCGCCTGCCACTTCCAGTAGCGGGATCAAATCAACAGCGGTTTTTTGATAGGCCAGGGCGCCTTCGTCAGACATTGAAAGCTGGTGCAGATCGTCGACCAGTTTGGTCAGCGTCCCCACTTCCGCCTGTAACGAGGCCACGGACTCCGGCGTGAATTTTCGCACGCCATCCTGAATCGCCTCCAGCTCACCACGCAGTACTGCCAGCGGTGTGCGCAGCTCGTGCGAAATATCGGCCATAAAGTCCCGGCGCATCTGCTGATTCTTTTCCAGCGTACTGGCAAGCTGGTTGAAGTCCTGCGCCAGTTTACCCAGTTCATCGGCACTGGTGGCGGTGACACGGGTGGTGAAATCTCCCGCAGCCAGTTTGTGCGTGCCTTCGACCAGACGTTTGACCGGAGCCAGCAGTCCGCGGGCGAGGGGAAAAGTCGCCAGCGCCGCCAGCAGGGTTGAGAGCGCGACAATCAGCCAACTGGTGCGCCGCTGCTGTTTATCAAAATTGATGTCGGTATTGCGCGTCAGGCGTTCGACAGGCGAGGCGATCACCGCGCCGACCTCAAGGCCGTTTACCAGAATGGGACGCCGCGTGCCGTCTTTGGGAACCGGGCCGCGCGGACCGACCATCACATGTGCATCCTGATCCACCACCCAGAACTGTGTGCGCCAGCCGTGGGGCGGCATGCCGGGACCTGATTTGTCATCGTCTTTATCATGCTCAAATGAACGGAGGATCTGGAACACAAAGCGTTCGTTATTGCGCAGAAAACGCCAGTTGCCGTGCAACTGGTACTGTTCGCCTAACGCGTCACTGAGCATGGTCAGGCGCTGTTCGTTACCATTCTTAATGTAATCAATGAACCCTCGCTCAAAGCTGATGCGCACCGCCCAATGCATACTGATCAACAGTACGATACAGGTGGCGAAAATCGCCAGAAACAGTTTGCCGGTAATACCGGGTCGCCAGAGCTTCATCAGGTTCTCCTTTTACGTCGCGCAATGACGACATTTTTGTGGGTATCATTCGGGACGCGGGCAAAGATCACTGCTGGCAAGGCGATGATAAAAGCCATACACAGCCAGGTGTACATAAAGACGATATGGGAT
The DNA window shown above is from Citrobacter farmeri and carries:
- a CDS encoding nucleoside permease, which encodes MKTTVKLSFMMFVEWFIWGAWFVPLWLWLSKSGFTAGEIGWSYACTAIAAILSPILVGSLTDRFFSAQKVLAVLMFAGAVLMYFAAQQTTFGGFFPLLLAYSLTYMPTIALTNSIAFANVPDVERDFPRIRVMGTIGWIASGLACGFLPQMLGYNDISPTNIPLLVTAASSALLGVFAFFLPDTPPKSTGKMDFKVMLGLDAITLLRDKNFLVFFFCSFLFAMPLAFYYIFANGYLTEVGMKNATGWMTLGQFSEIFFMLALPFFTKRFGIKKVLLLGLITAAIRYGFFIYGSADEYFTYALLFLGILLHGVSYDFYYVTAYIYVDKKAPVHMRTAAQGLITLCCQGFGSLLGYRLGGVMMEKMFAYQEPVNGLTFNWAGMWTFGAVMIAVIAVLFMIFFRESDKEITAIEVRETALTQGEVK
- a CDS encoding ADP-ribosylglycohydrolase family protein — its product is MKAERILGALYGQALGDAMGMPSELWPRARVKAHFGWIDRFLPGPQENNAACYFGRAEFTDDTSMALCLADALLASDGEIDPDLIGRNILDWALRFDAFNKNVLGPTSKIALNAIRDGKPVAELENNGVTNGAAMRVSPLGCLLPARDLDAFIDDVALASSPTHKSDLAIAGAVVVAWAISRAIEGEAWADIVESLPAIALHAQQKRITTFSASLSARLEMALKIVRNADGAEAASEQLYQVIGAGTSTIESVACAIAMVELAQTDPNRCAILCANLGGDTDTIGAMATAICGALQGISAINPAWKQELDTVNQLDFNRYATALARLRQRREES
- the baeS gene encoding two-component system sensor histidine kinase BaeS, which translates into the protein MKLWRPGITGKLFLAIFATCIVLLISMHWAVRISFERGFIDYIKNGNEQRLTMLSDALGEQYQLHGNWRFLRNNERFVFQILRSFEHDKDDDKSGPGMPPHGWRTQFWVVDQDAHVMVGPRGPVPKDGTRRPILVNGLEVGAVIASPVERLTRNTDINFDKQQRRTSWLIVALSTLLAALATFPLARGLLAPVKRLVEGTHKLAAGDFTTRVTATSADELGKLAQDFNQLASTLEKNQQMRRDFMADISHELRTPLAVLRGELEAIQDGVRKFTPESVASLQAEVGTLTKLVDDLHQLSMSDEGALAYQKTAVDLIPLLEVAGGAFRERFASRGLSLQYSLPDSVTVFGDRDRLMQLFNNLLKNSLRYTDSGGGLRISAEQRDKRVLITFADSAPGVSDAQLQKLFERFYRTEGSRNRASGGSGLGLAICVNIVDAHNGHIHAAHSPFGGVSITVELPLERDIQRDV
- the yegS gene encoding lipid kinase YegS — translated: MDHFPSSVLILNGKSADNPVLREAIGLLRDEGVEIHVRVTWEKGDAGRYVEEARRLGVETVIAGGGDGTINEVSTALIHCEGSDIPALGILPLGTANDFATSVGIPVELDKALKLAIVGNAIEIDMAQVNDKTCFINMATGGFGTRITTETPEKLKAALGGVSYIIHGLMRMDTLKPDRCEIRGENFHWQGDALVIGIGNGRQAGGGQQLCPNALINDGLLQLRIFTGEEILPALFSTLKPQEENPNIIDGASAWFTIQAPHDITFNLDGEPLSGQEFHIEILPAALRCRLPPDCPLLR
- the fbaB gene encoding class I fructose-bisphosphate aldolase; translation: MTDIAQLLGKDADSLLQHRCMTIPSDQLYLPGHDYVDRVMVDNNRPPAVLRNMQTLYNTGRLGKTGYLSILPVDQGVEHSAGASFAANPLYFDPKNIVELAIEAGCNCVASTYGVLASVSRRYAHRIPFLVKLNHNETLSYPNTYDQTLYASVEQAFNLGAVAVGATIYFGSEESRRQIEEISAAFERAHELGMVTVLWAYLRNSAFKKDGVDYHVSADLTGQANHLAATIGADIVKQKMAENNGGYKAVNYGYTDDRVYSKLTTENPIDLVRYQLANCYMGRAGLINSGGAAGGETDLSDAVRTAVINKRAGGMGLILGRKAFKKSMADGVKLINAVQDVYLDNKVTIA
- a CDS encoding PfkB family carbohydrate kinase; amino-acid sequence: MNASRLAELLPGLTTRQPVTVIGAAVIDVIADAYALPWRGCDIELKQQGVNVGGCALNIAVALKRLGIDAGNALPLGQGVWADIIRNRMAKEGLHSLIETAEGDNGWCLALVEPDGERTFMSFSGVENQWNADWLAQLTIPRNSLIYLSGYQLASPCGELLVQWLEGQEQVMPFIDFGPRIGDIPDALMARILSCRPLVSLNRQEAEIAAQRFDLSQDVEDLGAEWVERFAAPLIVRHDKEGAWFFSKPSSGHVPAFPTQVVDTIGAGDSHAGGMLAGLASGWSLADAVLLGNAVASWVVGHRGGDCAPFREALLLAHKNV
- the yegQ gene encoding tRNA 5-hydroxyuridine modification protein YegQ, with protein sequence MFKPELLSPAGTLKNMRYAFAYGADAVYAGQPRYSLRVRNNEFNHENLQLGINEAHELGKKFYVVVNIAPHNAKLKTFIRDLKPVVEMGPDALIMSDPGLIMLVRENFPEMPIHLSVQANAVNWATVKFWHSMGLTRVILSRELSLEEIEEIRNQVPEMEIEIFVHGALCMAYSGRCLLSGYINKRDPNQGTCTNACRWEYNVQEGKEDVVGNIVHKYEPIPVQNVEPTLGIGAPTDKVFMIEEAQRPGEYMTAFEDEHGTYIMNSKDLRAIAHVERLTQMGVHSLKIEGRTKSFYYCARTAQVYRKAIDDAAAGKPFDPQLLETLEGLAHRGYTEGFLRRHTHDDYQNYEYGYSVSERQQFVGEFTGERKGDLAAVAVKNKFSVGDSLELMTPQGNVNFTLAQMENAKGEPMPVAPGDGYTVWIPVPQDLTLDYALLMRNFSGESTRNPHAK
- the baeR gene encoding two-component system response regulator BaeR, which translates into the protein MTELPIDENTPRILIVEDEPKLGQLLIDYLRAASYAPTLINHGDRVLPYVRQTPPDLILLDLMLPGTDGLTLCREIRRFSEVPIVMVTAKIEEIDRLLGLEIGADDYICKPYSPREVVARVKTILRRCRPQRELQQLDAESPLVVDESRFQASWRGKILDLTPAEFRLLKTLSHEPGKVFSREQLLNHLYDDYRVVTDRTIDSHIKNLRRKLEALDEEQSFIRAVYGVGYRWEADAYRTA